The following proteins are co-located in the Actinomycetota bacterium genome:
- a CDS encoding ATP-binding protein, whose protein sequence is MTRLEGPDDRCQGPGSVAQQPPRREPVNASSASGSENLDAGGVDRPPLGRNRFPLALGDTDASQDLTPDPESARAARRFVDRTLAGWDGPEARDDAVLLVDELVTNAIRHARTPVDLALEVGDDALYVEVYDADPALPVLRNPGPTQTSGRGLPTVAALADVWGVRPEPVGKVVWFQLAASRVGADD, encoded by the coding sequence CTGACCCGGCTCGAAGGGCCGGACGATCGTTGCCAAGGTCCTGGCTCGGTTGCCCAGCAGCCACCGAGGCGTGAGCCGGTGAACGCTTCCTCAGCGAGCGGCAGTGAAAACCTCGACGCGGGGGGAGTCGATCGGCCGCCCTTGGGTAGAAACAGGTTTCCACTGGCGCTGGGAGACACGGATGCGAGCCAGGACCTGACGCCCGACCCCGAGAGTGCGAGGGCGGCTCGGCGGTTTGTGGATCGTACGTTGGCGGGCTGGGACGGACCCGAGGCTCGCGACGATGCCGTGCTGCTGGTGGACGAGTTGGTGACCAACGCCATTCGCCACGCCCGCACGCCCGTGGATCTCGCCCTGGAGGTAGGCGACGACGCCCTGTACGTCGAGGTGTATGACGCCGACCCCGCGCTGCCCGTGCTCCGCAACCCGGGGCCGACCCAAACCTCGGGTCGGGGTCTGCCCACGGTGGCGGCGTTGGCCGATGTCTGGGGCGTGCGACCAGAACCCGTGGGCAAGGTGGTGTGGTTCCAACTGGCGGCCTCACGAGTGGGGGCCGACGACTAG
- a CDS encoding STAS domain-containing protein — MRHVSANGDHVVVAVGEIDMATAPRLWEALAPLIEAGHREVVLDMAGVEFIDSQGIAAIVRAHRRLAPEGGTVVIRAPQAQARKVFEVTGLTHLIQLEE; from the coding sequence GTGCGCCACGTCTCGGCCAACGGTGACCACGTCGTCGTGGCCGTCGGGGAGATCGACATGGCCACTGCGCCCAGGCTGTGGGAGGCGTTGGCGCCGCTCATCGAGGCGGGCCATCGAGAAGTGGTCTTGGATATGGCCGGGGTCGAGTTCATCGACTCCCAGGGCATCGCGGCGATCGTCCGTGCCCACAGGCGACTGGCTCCTGAGGGTGGGACCGTCGTCATCCGCGCCCCGCAGGCACAGGCCCGCAAGGTGTTCGAGGTCACGGGTCTCACCCATCTGATCCAACTCGAAGAATGA